The Glycine soja cultivar W05 chromosome 15, ASM419377v2, whole genome shotgun sequence region AAGTTCAGAGAGAAAGAAACTAGGAAGAATCGCAGAGAAAAAGGAGTGCAACAGTGACAAAGAAGAACCGTAATCAAGTCTCCTATATTCATGACACCTGGGTGGgtcatttcaataaaaaaaactgtacTCACTGACTCGGCACTGAGCTCACGAGTCTGAACGAGTCCGCAcgagtattattattattaatatatttttctttccctAGTATGTGCAACCCCCAATGTTAGgactttttaatttatagctCTTCTCAATTTCATCTACATTGCCTTTAGTGGATGGGAGTTAGAATAGGTAAGATGAAGGCTATGATGATATCTTCTGTTgtgaaactaaataaataatgtgGTAGAATTGGAGCACCTTGTTAGATGTTGTTTGAGAGAATGATTTtgtcaaaagtttaaaatagtTATCAATTATGTTGTTTCTCAATGTGTTAATTGCTGTTGGGAATTGTAATTATGAAATGGGAGAATGGAGGAGAACTATATTGACTCCTGTTTATTTTGAAAAGACTTCAATTTTGTTTGGTAAATTCATCTTTACTTTCACTCTCGGGCTTAAGTTTTTAAATCAGCAACctaccattgtttcctttgcAAAAATTTTGTATGTAGAAAAGCTATTTTGCTATGCTTTTAGGGCGTAACTTCCTGAACTGAAAGATGAAGAATCTATTGATAAATGTCACAAATCTTATGGGGTTTCCGTGCACCtctttcttaaattaaaattatacaaaaaatgttgaacaataacattttatactttcttgaaagatttcattttttaatttgtagagaaaataatgaaactgtGTGGAGCATACATATTTTACCTGATCAGGGGTCATGGTAGGATAAGACAACAGAGAATTATATTCTGTCTAATATGTTTATATacataataaagaaaagaaattgtaGATTCTGATGCAAGTTTTTCTTGTCCTGTGATATGTACATGCAGATAGTTTAGTTGGCAAGTCATAAATTAGTTTCATCTCTTAAGATTTCATTGGAAGCAGTCAAAATGTCACGGAAGGGTTTGATGGAACAAGACCTGAGTAAGTTGGATGTGACAAAGTTGCATCCACTTTCTCCAGAAGTCATATCTCGGCAGGCTACTATTAATATTGGTAATATTTTCTCTCACATTTTATGATTTAGTTTTAGTATTTAGAATACACTGATAgtttaaaagtttttatattattatccagATATATATTGCCATGTATGGTAAGACTgttgttttttgtaaaaaatattttaaaagtcatacatAGGGTGATTTCTAATTGGTTGACAGTGTAAAAACACTGATGatgcatgaaaattaaactctagAACTTAAATAATTCtctcattaaaaatattgtgtTTGCTTCTTTTCCATTTGTGATTGTTGATGCTGATGTAATGAATTGCATCCTGACAGGCACTATAGGTCATGTGGCACATGGCAAGTCGACAGTTGTGAAAGCAATATCAGGAGTCCAGGTATTCCTTTGTCTTTTTCTCTTCTGTTCGGGAGTAGGGATGAGGGTGTTAGTGTGTAGCTATATATTGGATATATGTAATCCCTTGAACATGGGGTTCTGGAATTTTGTTTTTACCAGgaacatatttaaatatagaTTATTGATgtgatttatttaatatgaaaagAAAGTATTTACTCAATATCTTAACTCTTAAGGttattgctatatatatatatatatatatatgtgcagCTTGTGGCTAGTGGGTTTGTTTCAATATGTATATATCAATATATGTATACATGTATATTTTAGTTTGTCATGGATAAATTGTATATCTATATTGGGGACTTAGGTTCTCTTGATTAACTCTGGTTGATTGAAGCCTTCTTCTGAGAAGAGGTCATCTTTTCCTAGAGGCTACATAGTAGTTTGACAACATTAGattttttcatcttcattttgaaaaaaagGATTACACGTAAGCATGCCATATATTATTCTTCATACACATTCTCCGTTAGCCTTGGATATTTAAACTGTTGACCTCTGTTGTTTTCATGAATGTTGTGCAGACTGTGCGTTTCAAAAATGAGTTGGAGCGTAACATTACAATCAAGCTTGGCTATGCTAATGCAAAAATATACAAGTGTGAAGATGAACGGTGTCCAAGGCCTATGTGCTACAAGTGggtatttattttacatttgcCATTATGATATCAGATTATCTTAACTTTTGGTGAGGTGATCAATTTTTTTCTACAGGGCTTATGGAAGTGGAAAGGAAGATAGTCCTATGTGTGATGTGCCAggatttgaaaacagcaagatGAAATTGCTGAGACATGTTTCATTTGTGGATTGTCCGGTAAAGTCCTGAACTTACATTTGTTATTTAGGGTTGTTTTATGCATAATTTCGTTATAGATAATATGGATATGCCTGCACATTTGGTTATATATATTGAGACATGTTTACTTTTATACATTATCTTTCCTTGGCATCTTCTCTCTCGATTCCTTAAATGGCAGTAAGATATGGATATTGTGTGCATACATGCATGATGTATGTATGAACACAGATACATAGTAAAAAATCTGTAGGTGCTTACTAATAGATGTATACCTCCTCAGCAATGTTACTCATTACTGTCTGTAGTTACACTTGCAATGCTATAGAAGTGGTAGTAGACTAGTATATATTCAATGGTTTAGAGTAAGAAAAATCTGATGCTCTAGGAGTATGATAGGTACTGGTTCATaatattgaagaaaaattgtgttcattGAAGAGAGATGGATGTGGTCTTTCAAGAAAGAACAATATGAAACAATTGTATATGAGGAGATATTGGTATGACTCATATCAAGGAAAAATGGCAGAAAATTAGTTGAAGTGGTTGGTTATAGACAAATAGAAAGTCACTGGAAATACTGGTGAGGAGGGTAGACCTTATTGCATGCTTTTTAGCTCTGCAAAGAGAAAGTCATTGGAAGGGGGTAGAGGGAGACCAATTACATTGGAAGAAATTATCAATCCTTACTAAATTCCTCTTCAAAACTAAAGATAATCTTCCTCTCTCTTATTTATAGACTATCACCTTGCACACTCTAACTAGCTCACTGACTAACTATTCCAACTAACCAAAGTGGCTAACCTAACAGAGCACCtaagattttttaataaatatttttgcttttactgtTTTACATATGGTGTGGGATTTCCATATTTCTATGGGTATCCTTTTTATTAGCCAAATAATTACAGGTCTTCAATCAAATGCTAAATCAttgaacatatattttttttgttttgacatCTGTGTGatatttgtttttacttttccaATTTCTGCAGGGACATGATATTCTTATGGCTACAATGCTTAATGGAGCAGCAATCATGGATGGAGCTTTGCTACTCATTGCTGCCAATGAAAGCTGCCCACAACCACAAACCTCTGAGCATTTAGCTGCTGTGGAAATTATGCGTCTACAGCACATAATAATTCTTCAGAACAAGGTAGACTTGATTCAAGAAAATGTGGCTATCAATCAGCATGAGGCAATTTCAAAGTTTATAcaagtaagttttttttataaagagatTTCTTTTACACAAGTGAATTCCTTTTCAATAACTTACATGAtaattctcccccctttttttgtgaCTTACCAGGGAACTGTTGCTGATGGTGCACCAGTAGTACCTATTtcagcacagttgaagtatAATATTGATGTTGTGTGTGAGTATATTGTGAAGAAGATCCCAATCCCTGAAAGGAACTTTGTTTCTCCTCCTAATATGATCGTTATTCGGTCATTTGATGTCAATAAACCTGGTTATGAGGTTGATGAAATAAAAGGAGGTGTAGCTGGTGGGAGCATTTTGAGGGTAGGTCTTTTCGTCAATTTCCCATGTATCATGCTTGATTTGCACTGACGTCACTCACAGATATTAATATCCCCAATAATGTATGGAatgcataatttttaaaatgtttaatccATGCTACAATTTCAAAGTGCTTTTACAAGTAATGACAAGTTGTCCACTATAAATATGGATGCTCCATGAATGAGAAACAAGCGCCCTATTAATTTGTTGCATTGCATtgtcttttttgtttggaatctTTTTATGGTTGCAATTTTCCAAAATACGTTGAAAGACTGCCATTTTATTTCCAAACCAAAATAAAGGAATGCAATTGTGTGGTGCTTTTGCACAACCAATTGAATTTGTTATTATGAACTTTCAAGTGGTTTAAAGACCACAGACATCAGACTCATCTGACAATTTGTTCTTTGAAGGGTGTTTTGAAGGTCAATCAATTCATTGAAGTTCGTCCTGGGATTGTTGTTAAAGATGAGAGTGGAAATATCAGATGCACGCCCATATACTCAAGAATAGTTTCATTGTATGCTGAACAAAATGAGCTTCAATTTGCTGTTCCTGGAGGCCTAATTGGTGTTGGGACAACAATGGATCCCACTTTGACACGTGCTGATAGGTTGGTAGGTCAAGTTTTGGGAGAGGTTGGATCACTACCTGAGGTTTTTGTTGAACTTGAGGTAGGTGGCTATGCCTAATTATCCATTTATGCCTCCTGCCATGAATGAGGATAatgatccttataaaatatcttCATTCATCTCTTTTGCTTGCCAATCTGGTGGGATTGGGTCAGTGGTCAAGATGTGGACTTCTCTAAACTCTATTTTGTCACATCTCATGAACCATGAGACTCAATTCTGCATTTCCCCTTTTGTGGTTGAAATTCTTTATTTACAGATGAACTCTGCATTTGGTCTTGCAGGTAAACTTTTTCCTGCTTCGGCGGCTCCTTGGTGTCCGAACAAAAGGGTCTGAGAGACAGGGAAAGGTATCCAAGCTGGCTAAAGGAGAGATGTTAATGTTGAACATTGGATCAATGTCGACGGGGGCTAGAGTAGTTGCTGTGAAGAATGACTTGGCGAAGTTGCAACTCACTTCCCCTGTGTGCACTAGCAAGGGCGAGAAGATTGCACTTAGTCGTCGTGTTGAGAAGCATTGGCGTCTTATTGGGTGGGGACAAATCCAAGCTGGAATCACTCTTGATGTCCCTCCCGCCCCCCAACTGAGTTGAACACTGATAAGAGACAGATCACAAGAAACACCAGCAGCTATAAAAACCTGAGACGAATTTAGATGTGGGAAGGGAGACAAGTGTTGGGAACCATTTTTGTGAGGTGGAGAAGAAAACGTTTTGATTGTcgtctatttttgttttcacatCGTTATTGGTTTATTTTCCCCACTGTACCTATTATTGAAGCTGTATCCTATACTCTGATTGAGTTCAGGCTGGGAGCGAGAATCTCAGCCAGTACTTGTTTCATTCCATGGCATCTTTACCGATATTCAAAAATTGGTTCGCCATTTGATACCGTGAAGCATTTCATTATGAAACTACATAATATCCAAGCAATGGTTGAAAATACTAGACTCTGGTAAGCACATTTCCTGTAATTGATTGTACTTATTATGTGGGGTATGGAGTTCTGAAGGTAATTTCTGGGCACCTTAATTAGAAggcaaaattgtaaaattggtTCCTCACTTTATCTTCAATTACGTATTTGGtcctcttataatttaatttacaaatttggtTCCTCAGTTTTATAAATTCCTGTAAAATTGGTCCTGGAAGTTCGATTTGAATGTTGATCGTTAATCTCAGATGTTGATTGTCATGTGTTAATGTTTGAGTGGTTTTCTGTAAAAgcttcattttttgtaggtaaaattgcatttttggttttacagttttactccaattttgattttggtttctttataatttaattcacacatttaGTCCTTCAGTTTTATTAATCACTTTATAAATTGTTCATGCAAAATTGGTCTTTTAAATGGTTTAGTCAAGGGTGCTAGAGACATAGTATGTTTTGATAAATctcgcattttttttttcatcgcAAGTTTTTCATTCACTTGGAACCTAGTGAAAAAtcactttttgtttctcttccaCTTCCAGGTTGTTTAACTTGGGAAAGTGGTGCATAAATCTTAAACTGAGTCTGAAATTTTTAGATCTCTTAATTTAACAGGTTTTGTAATAACCTCCTAGATCTCTTATTTTAATAGGTTTTGTAATAacctcctattttttttctttttttctccctcATGCTGTATTATGTGTATACGACTACTTAAGAGATTTATGTAtgacaatgatatttttgtttgaaatttgaaatacaacttctccagtaataaaatttggttgaatataatcaaaattggagtaaaactggGGGACCAACAAGTACAATTTTACTTACAAAAAATGAAGTCTTTATAGGGAATCACTTAGACATTGACATGTGACAGTCACACGTGGCATTGACACATGACAGTCAATGTCTGAGGTTAACGGTTAACGCCTAAATCGGGTTTCCAAGATCAATTTTGGAGGAATTTATAAAACTAGAAAactaaatttgtgaattaaattatagggggacCAAATCCGAAATTAGAGATAAACTGAGggatcatattttaatttatctaataagTGGGATGGAGGATATTGCTGCTCGAGTTAACAGAAGTTAGTgggaattcatttttttatggcAGTTCAGTTTTCTTATGGTACCAATTGTTGATCGAAATAATATCAAATGCGATCTTGAATGGGTGAGAAGACTAACTCCTTTGTTTATGACAACGAGAGTTAGAGGACAATGCTTCGCTATTGCTACCCGTCTTGCTTGATGTTAGTCAAAATTAGCTCTTTGGTGGGCATAAAAATCACCTTTAAATTTAGACTTGAAtatcttttttcatattta contains the following coding sequences:
- the LOC114387934 gene encoding eukaryotic translation initiation factor 2 subunit gamma-like produces the protein MSRKGLMEQDLSKLDVTKLHPLSPEVISRQATINIGTIGHVAHGKSTVVKAISGVQTVRFKNELERNITIKLGYANAKIYKCEDERCPRPMCYKAYGSGKEDSPMCDVPGFENSKMKLLRHVSFVDCPGHDILMATMLNGAAIMDGALLLIAANESCPQPQTSEHLAAVEIMRLQHIIILQNKVDLIQENVAINQHEAISKFIQGTVADGAPVVPISAQLKYNIDVVCEYIVKKIPIPERNFVSPPNMIVIRSFDVNKPGYEVDEIKGGVAGGSILRGVLKVNQFIEVRPGIVVKDESGNIRCTPIYSRIVSLYAEQNELQFAVPGGLIGVGTTMDPTLTRADRLVGQVLGEVGSLPEVFVELEVNFFLLRRLLGVRTKGSERQGKVSKLAKGEMLMLNIGSMSTGARVVAVKNDLAKLQLTSPVCTSKGEKIALSRRVEKHWRLIGWGQIQAGITLDVPPAPQLS